CGTTGCGCCCGATCTCAAAACCAAATTTATCGAATTCGCCAACGCCGGCGAGGCCAGGCTCTTGCTCGACCTCACACATGTCGAATACGCCGACAGTTCGGGTTTGGGCGCGATTTTGTTCGGCATTCGCCAATTGCGGCCGGTGAAGGGCAGTTTGAAGATCGTCAACTTGCAGCCGCGCGTGCTGACGCTTATCAAAATCGCTAAACTCGACAACGTGATCGAGAGCTTTGATGATGAAAACGAGGCCATGGCGAGCTTTAAAACCATTTAAACAATCACGCTGATCGGCAGCCCCTCTGGAGATAAAATTCCGGGCGTGAAAAGCACTTGATTCCGCGGCTGACAGGATCGTGTGATCCGCCCCAAGCAGGCTTGCGATCATGTTCGTGTTTAAGTTTTTGGCGGCGCAAATCCAATACAAAAAAACTCCCGTGCGGAATCCCGCGAACGACTCATCTCCGCGCATACGCATTTAAGCTCTTCAGTACTTTACCACAAACCTCATCGTGTTCAAAAAAATTCTCATTGCAAACCGCGGCGAGATTGCCGTGCGCGTCATGCGCACGTGTCGCGAGATGGGCATTCGCACCGTCGCGGTTTTTTCCGCGGCCGATCGGTTCGCGCTGCACGTACGCCTGGCGGATGAGGCTTATTTTATCGGTCCGGCGCCTGCGCGCGAGTCGTATCTCGTGCCGGAAAAAATAATCGCCGTGGCGCGCCAAAGCGGCGCGGAAGCCATACATCCCGGTTATGGTTTTCTCTCGGAGAATGCGCAATTCGCGGATGCCGTTGCCGCAGCCGGGCTTGTTTTCATCGGCCCGCCCGGGGCCGCGATGCGCAAAATGGGCGATAAGGTTGCCGCGCGCAAGCTTATGACGGCCGCAGGTGTGCCGGTTGTTCCGGGAACGAAAGAGCCGGTCGCCGGCAGCGACGAAGCATTAAAAATCGCCGGAGAAATTGGTTATCCGGTTTTGCTCAAAGCTGCTGCGGGCGGCGGCGGCAAGGGCATGCGCCTGGTGCATACCGCCGAAGATTTGCCGGGATTGTTGCGTACGGCCGCCTCCGAAGCGCAATCCGCATTCGGCGACGGCCGGGTTTTTATCGAGAAGTATGTCGAACAGCCGCGCCACATTGAGTTTCAAATTTTGGCGGATCAATTCGGCAACGTCATTCATCTCGGTGAGCGGGAATGCTCGATTCAACGCCGGCATCAGAAGGTGATTGAAGAATCGCCGTCTGCATTGCTTGATGCCAACATGCGGCAAGCGATGGGCGAAGCCGCCGTGGCCGCAGCGCAAGGTTGTGGTTACGTCAACGCCGGCACCATCGAGTTTATTGTTGATAAGCATCGCCAGTATTATTTTCTCGAAATGAACACGCGTTTGCAAGTCGAGCATCCCGTAACGGAAATGGTCACCGGCCTTGATTTGGTGAAGCTGCAACTTGAAATTGCCGCGGGCCGGAAATTGCCGTTGACGCAAAAAGAAGTGAAGAGCAACGGCCACGCGCTGGAATGCCGCATCTATGCGGAAGATTCCGAAAATAATTTTATTCCCGCCATCGGCCGCCTGACGCATGTGCACAAACCGGACGGCTTCGGCATACGCGAAGACAGCGGTGTGTATGCCGGCGGCGAAATCTCCGTCTATTATGATCCCATGATTTCAAAGTTGATTGCGTGGGGGGCAAACCGCGAGGAAGCAATTCGCCGCATGCGCCGGGCGTTGCGGGAGTATGAAATCGGCGGCGTGAAAACTACGATTCCATTTTGCTTGTGGGTGATGCAGCATGAAAAATTTTGCGCCGGTGAGTTCGATACGCATTTCGTGCAGAATGAGTTTTTACCGGAACAATTGGCAAAGCAAAGCGATGGCCGCGATGATCTGGAGAATTTGAGAGCGATAGCCGCCCTGGCAGCGGCGCTCAAGCGCGAAACCAGCGCAACGATTGCGGTCACACCTGCTCCGCATGGCGTTGCTGCAACAGCAAGCGCATGGAAGCGCCGCGGGTGGCGCGCGCGGCTAACCTAGTCGTATGAACCCCTCGCGGCGGAGCGGAGAGCAGCACTAACGCCGTAATTGCAGATCGGACGTAAGTCGCCGGTTTGTGTTAGGCTTTTCTGAGAGGAAGGAGCGATATGTCGCGACGCAGCAAAAAAACCGCAAAAAAAGCCGGAGTCTCGCCCGGCACGCTCGTTTACGTCGGTGAAAAGAAACTCGACCAGCCGCTTGTGAAGATGTTCAACTACTCGAGCGAGCATTATCTGGAAAAGCAGGTTGATAGAATCGAAGAAGTATTCCCGAACAAAACCATGCCGCCGGTGAGTTGGATCAATGTCAGCGGCTTGCATGATGTCAATCTGCTGCAAAGGCTCGGCAATCATTTCAAAATTCATCCGCTCGCGCTGGAAGATATTGCCAACACCACACAACGGCCCAAAATCGAAGAGCACGACGATCAAATTTTTGTCGTGGTCAAGTTGCTGACGTATGACGAAAATAGCCATTGTGTAAATGGGCAGCAAATGAGCGTTTTGGTCACCTCGAATTACCTGCTCTCGTTCGAAGAAAGCGTCGATGATATTTTCAATCCCATGCGCGACCGTATTCGCACCGCCGGCAGCCGCATCCGGCGCTGCGGCACGGATTATCTGCTTTACCGGCTGCTCGATGCCGTGGTCGACAATTACTTCATTGCGCTCGACAAGCTGGGCGAACGCATCGATGCGCTGGAAGAAGAGCTGATCGAGAAACCCACAAAAGACACGCTGCGCACGCTGTATGATCTCAAACGCGAGCTGCTGTTTTTGCGCAAATCCACCTGGCCCTTGCGCGAAGTTATCAGCGTGCTCACCCGCATCGAATCGCCTTTAATCAAAGACGCCACCATTGTGTTTTTGCGCGATGTGTATGATCACACCGTGCAAGTGATCGACACCATCGAGAATTTTCGCGACATTGCCGCCAGCATGATGGATTTGTATCTTTCCAGCCTCAGCCACAAACTGAACGAAACGATGAAAGTGCTGACGACGATCTCAACCATCTTCATTCCGCTGACGTTCATTGCCGGCGTGTACGGCATGAACTTTCATACGGGGGTCAGCCCGTGGAACATGCCGGAGTTGAATTGGTATTTTGGATATCCCATCGTCATGCTGGTGATGTTGGCGATCGGAGTTACGATGTTGTTCTTTTTTAAGAAACGTGGCTGGTTCTGACTAGTCTTGCGCTGCCAATTCTCCTGCTGATATTGTCATTCTTCCTCCGAATAATCTGCCCCAAGCCGCAGGCGCGATTGGTTAGACCACGTCTTTGGGACCAAGATACACCGGAAATTGCGCTTCTTCGGCAAGCCGAACATCTTCAATCGACAAGAATGACTTGGGATTGAACCGGCGTATGATTTCGGTCAAGTGTCTCAGGCTTTTACGCTGAATCACGGTAAAAATAATCTTCACCGGCCCGCTCACGCCCTGGCCGTCAAGCACGGTAAGGCCAAAGCCCT
This sequence is a window from Cytophagia bacterium CHB2. Protein-coding genes within it:
- the accC gene encoding acetyl-CoA carboxylase biotin carboxylase subunit — translated: MFKKILIANRGEIAVRVMRTCREMGIRTVAVFSAADRFALHVRLADEAYFIGPAPARESYLVPEKIIAVARQSGAEAIHPGYGFLSENAQFADAVAAAGLVFIGPPGAAMRKMGDKVAARKLMTAAGVPVVPGTKEPVAGSDEALKIAGEIGYPVLLKAAAGGGGKGMRLVHTAEDLPGLLRTAASEAQSAFGDGRVFIEKYVEQPRHIEFQILADQFGNVIHLGERECSIQRRHQKVIEESPSALLDANMRQAMGEAAVAAAQGCGYVNAGTIEFIVDKHRQYYFLEMNTRLQVEHPVTEMVTGLDLVKLQLEIAAGRKLPLTQKEVKSNGHALECRIYAEDSENNFIPAIGRLTHVHKPDGFGIREDSGVYAGGEISVYYDPMISKLIAWGANREEAIRRMRRALREYEIGGVKTTIPFCLWVMQHEKFCAGEFDTHFVQNEFLPEQLAKQSDGRDDLENLRAIAALAAALKRETSATIAVTPAPHGVAATASAWKRRGWRARLT
- the corA gene encoding magnesium/cobalt transporter CorA, translating into MSRRSKKTAKKAGVSPGTLVYVGEKKLDQPLVKMFNYSSEHYLEKQVDRIEEVFPNKTMPPVSWINVSGLHDVNLLQRLGNHFKIHPLALEDIANTTQRPKIEEHDDQIFVVVKLLTYDENSHCVNGQQMSVLVTSNYLLSFEESVDDIFNPMRDRIRTAGSRIRRCGTDYLLYRLLDAVVDNYFIALDKLGERIDALEEELIEKPTKDTLRTLYDLKRELLFLRKSTWPLREVISVLTRIESPLIKDATIVFLRDVYDHTVQVIDTIENFRDIAASMMDLYLSSLSHKLNETMKVLTTISTIFIPLTFIAGVYGMNFHTGVSPWNMPELNWYFGYPIVMLVMLAIGVTMLFFFKKRGWF
- a CDS encoding STAS domain-containing protein; this translates as MQLQTEKKNNVTILRLEDQRLDFSVAPDLKTKFIEFANAGEARLLLDLTHVEYADSSGLGAILFGIRQLRPVKGSLKIVNLQPRVLTLIKIAKLDNVIESFDDENEAMASFKTI